CATTTGTTTATGAACAACGAATGTGCAGATAATCAGCCCGATGGAAATAGCAAATTGGAACACCACCAGGGTATTTCTTAATCCCTGGCTTTTTGTGCCTGCGGCGAGTTTACCCTTTAAGACCTGCACCGGTTGAAACTTTGACAAATACAAGGCTGGATAGCTGCCAGCTATGACACCCACAAAAAGCGTCAACAGAATCAGGAATGGCAGCAGCCACACCGGTTGCAGTAAATTCAGGTCCAGCATTTTCCCTGAAATTTGGTTGAATCCGTTTAACAATAATTCAGTAAGGCCCAATGCAATGAGCATTGCCAGAAAACTGAAGATGACCGATTCTGTCAGGAACTGTCCGATGAGATTCTTTTTTACTGACCCTAAAACTTTTCGTATACCAACTTCTGTTGCCCGATTGGCTGACCGGGCTGTAGCCAGATTGATAAAGTTTATACAAGCAATAAAAAGGATGAAAACAGCAACAACCGCAAACATTGAAACATAGGTTTTGTTACCGACCGAACCTAACCTGTTGCCAATATCAGTTGAACCCAAATGAATATCTGTAAGGGGTTGGAAAACGAAATTCCAGCGTCCACCACCCTCGATTAACTCATCATAAGAAAACCCAACCCGGGTAAAGGCTGCCGGGGCATGCTTCGCCACGATGTCTGTAATCTTCGCTTCGAGTTCGGGGAGGACAGCCCGGTCATCAATGATGACGTAAGTGGCGACTTGCATCCAAATCCAGCTCCAATCAAAAAATGCGACTTGCGGGTGGGAGGAGATCGAAGTCAGGAAATCAAAACGGAAATGCGAATTCCTTGGAATGTTCTCGACAACGCCCGTCACCTTAAAAGTTTCGCTATAAGTTCCCCAAAACTTTTTGTTGTCATGACCGATGGTCAGTATTTCACCCATGGCCGATTCATCGCCGAAATATTTAAGAGCTGTCTCTTTAGTTAAAATCACGCTGTTCGGTTTGTCCAGCGCTGTTTCAGGATTGCCTTCAATTAAGGTGAAACTAAAGAAATCGAAGAAGTCAGTGTCGGCGGCCACAATATTTTGCTCGTTAAAAAATTTATCCTCATACCTCACAATCATATCCGAAACCGGGTATAGCCGAATTGCAGCTTTTACTTCCGGAAGCTCGCGCTTAAGTGCTGCCGCAAGTGGCGGAGGCGTACCCGGGCCAACGCCTTCACTGGTATTATTCTTGTAATCCCAGTTCATGCGGTAGATTGAATTCGCCTGTTGGTGAAAACGGTCATAACTGAACTCATCTGCAACATACAGAAAAATCAAAAGGCAGCTCGTCATACCAATTGCCAGGCCAAAAGTATTGATGAGCGAATAGCTTTTCTGTTTAAGCACGTTTCTTAACGCAATTTTGAGATAACTTTTAAACATGATTACTCCTTTACGTGAAACGTGAAAAGTGAGAAGTGAAACGAGTCTTCGCAGGCCCAAAATGTTTCACTTCGCCGTCTTAGTTACTCACACCGCAATGCCTCAACCGGATTCGCAAGTACTGCTTTCAACGATTGGTAAAATACAGTAAAGTATTTTACTATGACGACAAAAATCAACTACTTGCGCTTTCCGATGTCTTAATCAGACGATTCAGGACAAAAATTGCAAGTCCAAACGCCATGAGGAAGGGACCTTCCCAAACCTTCCACAAAAACGGTAAGCCCTCCGACCAATCGATCACAAGAAGCGCTGCTCCAAACAAGGTTATCGCCGCACCCAGATAGCGCAAGACCAGACGATGTCGCTCAAGATCGAAAGAAACAGTCCAGAACAAGCCGCCCAAGATTGCATATAGAGCCGAGGTAGATCTCGCAAGGTATCCAACCACGGGTTTATCGGGAAGCTGACCCATACCTAGCAACGAATGTATCGAGTCCAGCCATGAACAGGGCGCGACGACAAAAACTAATGCGAACAAAGAAGTAGTCCCAAGAAACCGCAGGAGAAGTTTTAGGATTTTTTCTGAATTCGTTGTTGAGCCCAGATCTGACATTTTCAAGATTCCTTTCGTGTGTGTTTGAGAAGATTACTAAGAGCAATTTTAAGGTAACTTTTGAAGTGGATGGCTTCGGCGTACTGTTCGGATCGCAAATGCACATTTTCATGGAAATTGTCACGGTTGTAGTAAAAATCCCCATAGACAAAAGCGAAAATGCAGCACCCTATCGCGAGAGATAAACCGGTGATATTGATCAGGGAAGGCAATTTGTTTTCACGCAAGTTACGATAAGCCATTTTTAGGTAGTTTTTTGAACATGCTTTCTCTCCGTCAAAAATCAAACATGAGAGGTGAAAACCGATAATTGGAGGTCGTAATCGATCTCACACCTTCTGTTATTCATACCGCAATGCCTTCACCGGATTTGTTAATGCAGCTCTGATCGACTGGTAGCTTACAGTCAGCAAGGCAATGATAAGAGCTAAAATGCCAGCGAGAAGGAAGAGGTTGAAATCCGCACTGATCCGATAGGCAAAATTATCAAGCCAGCGTTCCATTACTAAAAATGCAATAGGTACAGCCAACAGAAAGGCAACGCCCACTAGCTTGGTGAATTCCTTGGAGAGCAAGAGCACAACATTGCTAATAGATGCACCAAGCACCTTGCGAATTCCAATTTCCTTTGTGCGCTGTTCTGCAGTGAATGAAGCCAAACCAAATAGACCCATACATGCGATCAGGATCGCAAGTATGGCAAAATAGCTGAATATTTTGCCAAAACGCTGATCGTCCCGGTGTAAAAGATCCAGGCTTTCATCGATGAAGAAGTATTCGTAGGCATCGTTAGGTGTAAACTTTTTCCACGTCTTTTCTATGAATCTTAATGTGTTCTGCAGATCTTCAAGTCCAATCCTGATGGAAATAAAGGTTTGCCATGAGAAATCACCGGGGATTGTATGAAGTACCAACGGTCTGATCCTTTCATGTAGAGATGCCATGTGAAAGTCCTTTATGACTCCTACCACCCTACCATTCTTATCTCCACTCCATAGTAATCTCTTGCCAAGCGCTTGTTCAGGTGTCCAACCAAATTCTTTTGCAGCCGTTTCGTTAATCATAAATTCCTGATTCGCTATACCAGGTGAAGACGAGAGATTACTTCCGGTAGCTAGCTCAATCTTATATGTATCGAGGAAATATTCATCCGTAATGTAGCTTTGTACACGAAAAGGCTGTACAAACCCTTGCGGGACAACAATGCGACCATCGCTGTTTTTCAGGTTTACGGGCACGCGCTGGGAAATCGAGACATTCATAATATTTGGGTGTCGAAGCATTGCGGCGATGAGTACGTCATCATTTTTGCCATATGGCACGACAACAACTTGTTCCTTTCCAAAACCGAGATTTTTGTTCTGGACATAGTCAAGCTGATTGTAAATCATTAAAGTCCCGCTTATTAGCACGATAGAGACAACAAACTGGAAAACGATTAAACCTTTTCTGAGCCGGTTTCCGGAAGTAGTTGAAACAAACCGACCCTTTAACGCGGCAATCGGCTGAAGGCGAGACAGAAAGAGAGCCGGATAACACCCCGCCAGCAATCCAACTACTGGCACTGTGGCTGCCAGACATAAAAGGACGAACCAATCCTGGAAATAGTCGATGACGAGATCCAGGTTGAAAGTGGTGTTAAATACCGGAAGCAGAACTTCAATCAACATAATGGCCAGGGCCAGAGCAAGGCAGCTCAGAAATAATGCTTCACCGACAAATTGTTTGATCAGTTGTATTCGATATGCTCCCAAAACCTTTCTCACCGCGACTTCTTTAGCTCTTGCAAGAGACCGCGCCGTCGCTAAGTTCATAAAGTTAACGCAGGCTATGAGTAGAATAAAAAAACCAATAGCAGAAAACAGATAGATATACGCCAAATTGCCCGGAGCCTTGAAGCTACCGGGATAGTTTGAGAATAAGTGTAATGACTCCAGCGGTTCCAGGTGCAACTCCTCCGTCGTATTTTCTAACTTAAGATACCGATCAGCAAAGCCAGGTAGCTTGCTCTCCAGCTTTTCAGGAGGATAATTCTGAGGAAGAAACACATATGTCCATATGGGCTTGGATGAACCCCAGTTTGTTCGTTCAGTTTCAACACCAACTAATGAGGCAAGGAATTCGAATTCGAAGTGGGTATTACGTGGCAGATCGCGCATCACACCAGTAACCACAAGATCGAGTTCCCCGGCCGGGTAGCCTCTAAAGTTGATCACTTTGCCCATCGGCTGTTCGACCCCGAAATATTTTTCAGCCATGGCTTCTGAGATTACGATGGTGTTTGGCGACTCAAGCGCAGTATGTGGATTCCCGTTTATCAATGGAAATGAGAAGACATCAAAAACGGCAGGATCAGTAAAATATAGTTTATGATCTTCTCGGAAATGCTTTTCTTGGTAACTGAGAACGGGATTGAATGCCCGCCAGAACCGAATAACCTCTGTGATTTCAGGAAAATCCGCTTTTAGAGCAGGTCCCATCGGTACTGTTGAGCGAGCGCCTTTTCTCACATTGTCACCACTCTGTGAAATTCGACCCATACGAAAGATCCTGTCTGCATTTTCATGGTCGCGGTCATAACTTAACTCATTGCGAATATAGAATAGAATAAGCAGACAGCAAGCCATACCTATTGCCAGACTAACGATATTGATGAATGTGTACCCTCTATGTCGTAAAAGATTTCTTAAAGCGATTTTTAGGTAGTTTTTAAACATGATTTTCTCCCTCAAATGTCAAACTTGAGATGTGAAATCTAAAATGAAAATCGAAATTCATTTTCCAAATTTCCGCATTACGATTTCCGATGTTTCACCTCTGCCGTCTTACGTTTCACTCACACCGCAACGCATCGACCGGATTCGAAAGAGCCGCTTTGATCGCCTGGAAACCGACGGTTACCCATGCGATTATCAGAGCCAAAAGCCCCGCAGCCACAAAAATCTCCGCACCGATAGTGCTGTGATAGGCAAACTGCTGCAGCCAGGATCTGGCAAAGATATACCCGACCGGCGCAGCCAGCACGAGCGCGATCATGACCAGCCGGGAGAATTCTTTTGTGAGCAGGAACACGATTTGAGGCACGGATGCGCCCAGGACTTTTCTCACCCCAATTTCTTTGGTGCGCTGCTCGGCAGTAAAGGCGGCAAGCCCGAAAAGACCGAGACATGCGATGAATATGGCCAGGCCGGCAGCAATCCCGAACAACTGCCCAAGCCGCTGGTCGGCGGCATAGAAGTTCTCGATCTGCTGATCGAGAAAATGGTACTCGAACGGCGTCACAGAATCGAATCGTTCATGAACCTGCTGCAGATGGTCAAGGGTCTTTGGAATATCGTGGCCGCTGATCCGTGCGGTAAAATAGTCGATACTTTGAATTGCGTTGTGACTATGCCCCAGCACCAGCGGGCCAATCTGTTCATGCAAAGAGCGAAAATGGAAATCTTTAACAATCCCGATGACATGCAGAGCCAAACTTTCTTCTGACACTTGC
This sequence is a window from candidate division KSB1 bacterium. Protein-coding genes within it:
- a CDS encoding ABC transporter permease, yielding MFKSYLKIALRNVLKQKSYSLINTFGLAIGMTSCLLIFLYVADEFSYDRFHQQANSIYRMNWDYKNNTSEGVGPGTPPPLAAALKRELPEVKAAIRLYPVSDMIVRYEDKFFNEQNIVAADTDFFDFFSFTLIEGNPETALDKPNSVILTKETALKYFGDESAMGEILTIGHDNKKFWGTYSETFKVTGVVENIPRNSHFRFDFLTSISSHPQVAFFDWSWIWMQVATYVIIDDRAVLPELEAKITDIVAKHAPAAFTRVGFSYDELIEGGGRWNFVFQPLTDIHLGSTDIGNRLGSVGNKTYVSMFAVVAVFILFIACINFINLATARSANRATEVGIRKVLGSVKKNLIGQFLTESVIFSFLAMLIALGLTELLLNGFNQISGKMLDLNLLQPVWLLPFLILLTLFVGVIAGSYPALYLSKFQPVQVLKGKLAAGTKSQGLRNTLVVFQFAISIGLIICTFVVHKQMQFMREADTGFTKEGVLVISNENQRLGTHAETFRDKIKTNPEVINATLSTGLPPYGRFQDYYKLTREGKEQFELTSYITDDNFLATLDIEVVEGRSFSKEFNESQNVILNERAVEQFGLDNPIGKRIFYPSSGEYEIVGVIKDFNFLTLQQPIFPFALFHHSSNSYTISNSYVAVRLQADNLETTLNKIKNDWQALAPASPFEYSFLDENFEAQYQAEQRMGTLFLLFAGLAVFIACLGLFGLASFTAEKRTKEIGIRKVLGASVPNLLFMLSREFTRWVVVANLIAWPVAFYFMKDWLENFAYKTVITWDIFLLAGGVALVISILTVTFQAARAALANPVEALRYE
- a CDS encoding ABC transporter permease, with amino-acid sequence MFKNYLKIALRNLLRHRGYTFINIVSLAIGMACCLLILFYIRNELSYDRDHENADRIFRMGRISQSGDNVRKGARSTVPMGPALKADFPEITEVIRFWRAFNPVLSYQEKHFREDHKLYFTDPAVFDVFSFPLINGNPHTALESPNTIVISEAMAEKYFGVEQPMGKVINFRGYPAGELDLVVTGVMRDLPRNTHFEFEFLASLVGVETERTNWGSSKPIWTYVFLPQNYPPEKLESKLPGFADRYLKLENTTEELHLEPLESLHLFSNYPGSFKAPGNLAYIYLFSAIGFFILLIACVNFMNLATARSLARAKEVAVRKVLGAYRIQLIKQFVGEALFLSCLALALAIMLIEVLLPVFNTTFNLDLVIDYFQDWFVLLCLAATVPVVGLLAGCYPALFLSRLQPIAALKGRFVSTTSGNRLRKGLIVFQFVVSIVLISGTLMIYNQLDYVQNKNLGFGKEQVVVVPYGKNDDVLIAAMLRHPNIMNVSISQRVPVNLKNSDGRIVVPQGFVQPFRVQSYITDEYFLDTYKIELATGSNLSSSPGIANQEFMINETAAKEFGWTPEQALGKRLLWSGDKNGRVVGVIKDFHMASLHERIRPLVLHTIPGDFSWQTFISIRIGLEDLQNTLRFIEKTWKKFTPNDAYEYFFIDESLDLLHRDDQRFGKIFSYFAILAILIACMGLFGLASFTAEQRTKEIGIRKVLGASISNVVLLLSKEFTKLVGVAFLLAVPIAFLVMERWLDNFAYRISADFNLFLLAGILALIIALLTVSYQSIRAALTNPVKALRYE